A genomic stretch from Acetobacter ascendens includes:
- the rpsU gene encoding 30S ribosomal protein S21, producing the protein MHVLVRDNNVDQALKALKKKMQREGIFREMKLRRHYEKPSERKAREAAEAVRRARKMERKRLEREGF; encoded by the coding sequence GTGCACGTTCTCGTCCGTGACAACAATGTCGATCAGGCTCTTAAAGCGCTCAAGAAGAAAATGCAGCGTGAAGGAATCTTCCGTGAAATGAAGCTGCGTCGGCACTACGAAAAGCCGTCTGAGCGCAAGGCCCGTGAAGCGGCAGAAGCCGTGCGCCGTGCTCGTAAGATGGAACGTAAGCGTCTGGAACGCGAAGGCTTCTAA
- a CDS encoding DUF177 domain-containing protein → MSEKPEFSRPMALRRIGGQQTSVTVEATEQECAAIARRLGLPKITLFRCRYLLKADRHSVVEAEGALAVHYTQTCVVSLENFEDVLAGAFNVRLVPSEWFVEPDEPDLDAIDEIPYEGQDIDLGEAAVEQFALDLDPYPHAPEIDLPEGLVLSEEEAEKLLEEGEQDEKQNPFAALSWLKPGKA, encoded by the coding sequence ATGTCTGAAAAACCAGAATTTTCCCGCCCAATGGCATTGCGCCGAATCGGAGGGCAGCAAACTTCAGTGACGGTGGAAGCCACAGAGCAGGAATGTGCAGCGATTGCCCGTCGCCTTGGTTTGCCAAAAATTACACTTTTCCGGTGTCGATATCTGCTTAAGGCGGACAGACACAGTGTAGTAGAGGCAGAAGGGGCGCTGGCTGTTCATTATACGCAGACCTGCGTTGTGAGCCTTGAAAACTTTGAGGATGTTCTGGCAGGAGCATTCAACGTTCGGCTTGTGCCTTCTGAATGGTTTGTAGAGCCGGATGAGCCAGATCTGGATGCTATTGATGAAATCCCGTATGAAGGGCAGGACATAGATCTGGGCGAAGCCGCTGTAGAGCAGTTTGCGCTTGATCTAGACCCATACCCACATGCGCCAGAAATTGATCTACCAGAGGGTCTTGTTCTGAGTGAGGAAGAGGCAGAGAAGCTTCTGGAAGAAGGGGAGCAGGATGAAAAGCAGAACCCCTTTGCAGCCCTCTCTTGGCTAAAACCGGGGAAGGCCTGA
- the leuB gene encoding 3-isopropylmalate dehydrogenase: MMTEQNTAIKLLVLPGDGIGPEIMREVRHVISWLESRRGLSFDITEDVVGGASLAEYGEPIRDEVIEKAWAADAVLFGSVGDPKWAHVGFEKRPEVAILKLRQELGLFANLRPAKVFDALVDASTLKPDVVRGLDIMIVRETVGGIYFGNPRGIETLPDGSKRGVNTEVYTTSEIERVARVAFDLARKRSNRVCSVEKCNVMESGLLWKEVVTDVHAKEFPDVELSHMLADNCAMQMVRNPRQFDVIVTGNLFGDLLSDLASMLTGSLGMLPSATLGAVRENGKFPALYEPIHGSAPDIAGQGIANPIAQILSFAMLLRYSLNKQEEANMIEQAVSNVLESGLRTADIMSEGMARVGTSVMGEAIVRELDKLQK; encoded by the coding sequence ATGATGACTGAACAGAACACAGCCATAAAACTTCTTGTTCTGCCGGGTGACGGTATTGGCCCCGAAATCATGCGGGAAGTCCGGCACGTTATTTCATGGCTGGAAAGCCGTCGTGGTCTGTCCTTCGATATTACGGAAGATGTGGTCGGTGGCGCTTCGCTGGCAGAATACGGTGAGCCTATCCGTGATGAAGTGATCGAGAAGGCATGGGCTGCGGATGCAGTGCTGTTTGGCTCAGTAGGTGATCCGAAGTGGGCACATGTTGGGTTTGAAAAGCGCCCGGAAGTGGCCATTCTTAAGCTGCGGCAGGAACTGGGGCTGTTTGCCAACCTACGCCCCGCCAAAGTGTTTGATGCACTGGTAGATGCCAGCACGCTTAAGCCGGATGTGGTGCGCGGTCTGGATATTATGATCGTGCGTGAAACAGTGGGGGGTATCTATTTTGGCAACCCGCGCGGTATTGAAACCCTGCCGGATGGCAGTAAGCGCGGTGTGAATACAGAAGTTTACACCACCTCCGAAATTGAACGTGTAGCGCGTGTGGCGTTTGATCTGGCACGCAAACGGTCTAACCGTGTGTGTTCTGTTGAAAAATGCAATGTCATGGAAAGCGGTCTTCTGTGGAAGGAAGTGGTGACAGATGTGCATGCCAAAGAATTCCCGGATGTAGAACTCTCTCACATGCTGGCCGATAACTGCGCCATGCAGATGGTGCGTAACCCGCGTCAGTTTGATGTAATTGTTACCGGCAATCTGTTTGGTGATCTGCTGTCTGATCTTGCATCCATGCTGACAGGCAGCTTGGGTATGCTGCCTTCTGCAACGCTGGGTGCTGTACGCGAAAATGGCAAATTCCCTGCGCTGTATGAGCCTATTCATGGCAGTGCGCCGGATATTGCCGGGCAGGGCATTGCAAACCCAATTGCGCAAATTCTGTCTTTTGCCATGTTGCTTCGTTACTCCCTGAACAAGCAGGAAGAAGCAAATATGATTGAGCAGGCGGTTTCCAACGTTCTGGAAAGCGGTTTGCGCACAGCAGACATCATGAGCGAAGGCATGGCCCGTGTTGGCACATCCGTTATGGGTGAAGCCATTGTGCGGGAGCTGGATAAACTCCAGAAGTAA
- the plsX gene encoding phosphate acyltransferase PlsX — MNKTEIPDNSLSEQDEVFSLAVDGMGGDGAPEVVVAGLAAAAERHRGIKVLLLGDEAQLRPLLAKYPKAASICTIWHTDQSIPMDMKPTSALRMRQSSMRLAMDAVASGRARGVVSAGNSGAMLALAKIVVKTLPGISRPAMAAISPTIKGDVVMLDLGANVACDWRNLVEFAVMGEAFAKAVLGLPAPSIGLLNIGSEELKGDEKLRVAAEALRESPLASQFHGFVEGHDITAGTTDVVVTDGFTGNVALKTGEGVLKMATTLLRRVFKRGIVSKIGYLLVRPGLERMKEWLDPRRYNGAVFVGLNGVVVKSHGGTDAEGFTAAVDVAMDMVTHGFNDSIRDRLSHMSALLSPQQNAEEREPAVPVS, encoded by the coding sequence ATGAACAAGACCGAGATTCCAGATAATTCCCTTTCTGAACAGGACGAGGTGTTCAGCCTTGCCGTGGATGGAATGGGAGGTGATGGGGCTCCGGAAGTTGTTGTGGCCGGGCTCGCCGCCGCCGCTGAACGGCACCGAGGCATCAAGGTGCTGCTGCTGGGGGATGAAGCCCAGTTGCGGCCTTTGCTGGCAAAGTACCCTAAGGCTGCATCCATATGCACCATCTGGCATACGGATCAGTCTATCCCAATGGATATGAAGCCAACATCTGCTTTGCGGATGCGGCAATCGTCCATGCGCCTTGCCATGGATGCCGTGGCAAGTGGCCGCGCCCGTGGTGTGGTTTCTGCTGGTAACAGCGGCGCCATGCTGGCTTTGGCCAAAATTGTTGTCAAAACCCTTCCGGGTATTTCCCGTCCGGCCATGGCGGCCATCAGCCCGACTATCAAGGGTGATGTGGTTATGCTGGATTTGGGTGCAAATGTGGCGTGTGACTGGCGCAACCTTGTAGAGTTTGCCGTAATGGGCGAAGCTTTTGCCAAGGCCGTGTTGGGGCTGCCTGCACCCTCTATCGGGTTGCTCAATATCGGTTCGGAAGAGCTGAAGGGTGATGAAAAGCTGCGTGTAGCAGCAGAAGCCCTGCGAGAAAGCCCTTTGGCTTCGCAGTTCCACGGGTTTGTGGAAGGGCATGATATTACCGCAGGCACAACCGATGTGGTTGTAACTGATGGTTTTACCGGAAATGTCGCGCTTAAAACCGGGGAAGGGGTGCTTAAAATGGCAACCACTCTCCTGCGGCGCGTATTTAAGCGTGGTATTGTTTCCAAAATTGGATATCTGCTTGTGCGTCCGGGCTTGGAACGCATGAAAGAATGGCTTGATCCACGCCGTTACAATGGGGCCGTTTTTGTAGGCCTGAATGGTGTGGTTGTTAAGTCTCACGGCGGCACGGATGCAGAAGGTTTTACCGCAGCGGTTGATGTGGCAATGGATATGGTGACGCACGGATTTAATGACAGTATTCGTGATCGTCTTTCCCATATGAGTGCACTTCTCTCTCCCCAGCAAAATGCGGAGGAGCGCGAGCCAGCGGTTCCCGTTTCCTGA
- a CDS encoding ATP-binding protein, whose product MRRSGLKLFPSSFWKSRRVEKSMRRVLPRSLLARSLLIVLIPLLITQGIALEVFYGNFLQVASRRLSDSVTSEIVLSLNALERLKKPADRQWFVEQAQQHLQLVESWHSNARLRRFGSTHVLGPMDEDLARALRASISYPFFVNWREDPHTVKISIQLPDGVLDVEAPRKRLDMGQIWLFVAWAVGSSLLLFVIASLFMRNQVRAIRRLAHAAEQFGLGRDIGPIRPAGAQEVRKAAVAFNRMQDRIYRFVSQRTGVLAGVSHDLRTPLTRLRLSLDMMPRTGMVRAEDIQPDVEDMIGDVAEMEHMIASYLAFARGEGAENVAETEIEPFLEDVAAAARRAGAHVFSVRVAPGLRVHMRPDAMRRALTNLVDNARRYAKHINLSAQGRSDGVVVMVDDDGPSIPPERRDSVLRAFESGRGGGTGLGLTISRDIVRAHGGEMELLDSPMGGLRVRLFLPR is encoded by the coding sequence ATGCGGCGCAGCGGGCTAAAACTTTTTCCATCCTCATTCTGGAAGTCACGCAGGGTGGAAAAATCCATGCGGCGCGTACTTCCACGCTCACTTCTGGCGCGGTCTTTGCTGATTGTGTTGATCCCTTTGCTAATCACGCAAGGTATCGCGCTAGAAGTGTTTTACGGAAATTTTCTACAGGTTGCCTCGCGCCGTCTTTCAGATTCGGTTACATCAGAAATTGTCCTCTCATTAAATGCCTTGGAGCGTTTGAAAAAACCGGCAGACAGGCAGTGGTTTGTAGAGCAGGCCCAGCAACATTTGCAGTTGGTGGAATCGTGGCACTCCAATGCACGGCTTAGGCGTTTTGGTTCTACCCACGTGTTGGGCCCTATGGATGAAGATCTGGCCCGTGCGCTGCGTGCCTCTATTAGCTACCCTTTTTTCGTAAACTGGCGAGAAGACCCCCATACAGTCAAAATTTCCATTCAGTTGCCAGATGGTGTGCTGGATGTAGAAGCGCCTCGTAAGCGGCTGGATATGGGGCAGATCTGGCTGTTTGTGGCATGGGCGGTTGGCAGTTCTTTGCTGCTGTTTGTGATTGCCAGCCTGTTTATGCGCAATCAGGTGCGAGCTATTCGGCGTCTGGCTCATGCGGCAGAGCAGTTTGGACTTGGGCGTGATATTGGCCCTATTCGTCCAGCAGGGGCGCAGGAAGTGCGCAAAGCGGCTGTGGCCTTTAACCGCATGCAAGACCGGATTTATCGCTTTGTATCACAGCGTACGGGAGTTCTGGCGGGGGTATCGCATGATTTGCGCACGCCACTAACACGCCTGCGTCTTTCTTTGGACATGATGCCCCGTACCGGCATGGTGCGTGCAGAAGATATTCAACCCGATGTTGAGGATATGATTGGTGACGTGGCTGAAATGGAGCACATGATTGCCAGTTACTTGGCCTTTGCACGTGGGGAAGGGGCCGAAAATGTTGCGGAAACCGAAATAGAACCCTTTTTGGAAGACGTGGCTGCTGCGGCCCGGCGAGCTGGCGCGCATGTTTTCTCGGTGCGTGTGGCGCCAGGGTTGCGGGTGCATATGCGCCCAGATGCCATGCGGCGCGCATTAACCAATTTGGTGGATAATGCCCGACGCTATGCGAAGCATATCAATTTAAGCGCTCAAGGCCGATCAGATGGCGTTGTGGTGATGGTAGATGATGATGGGCCAAGTATCCCCCCGGAGCGCCGTGATAGCGTTCTACGAGCTTTTGAGAGCGGGCGTGGGGGCGGAACTGGACTGGGGCTGACAATCTCACGCGATATCGTGCGTGCGCATGGCGGCGAGATGGAATTGCTGGATTCTCCAATGGGTGGTCTGCGCGTCAGGCTGTTCCTGCCGCGCTAG
- a CDS encoding MarR family winged helix-turn-helix transcriptional regulator: MSLPHETAGADLLFLREEQLRLAQTLMFLASRDMAQAVEPVLEEDGLGHAHYRVLQVLAFSPGIPVSRLQAVLGVTKQSLGRTMHELEARQYLESQPGRQDRRQRLLFLSPAGKAAEARLFAVVRQRLVAAYREAGGAAVEGFRRVMRGMLSEQSRSVLNEDAAGKKGGRHGA, encoded by the coding sequence ATGTCCTTACCTCATGAAACGGCAGGGGCAGATCTGCTCTTTCTGCGGGAAGAACAGTTGCGTCTGGCGCAAACCCTTATGTTTCTGGCATCGCGCGATATGGCGCAGGCCGTTGAGCCAGTTCTGGAAGAAGATGGCTTGGGCCACGCGCATTATCGGGTGTTGCAGGTTTTGGCGTTTAGCCCCGGTATTCCTGTTAGTCGCCTTCAGGCTGTGTTGGGGGTGACAAAACAAAGTCTTGGCCGCACCATGCATGAGCTAGAAGCAAGGCAGTATCTGGAAAGCCAACCAGGCCGTCAGGACAGGCGCCAACGTCTGCTTTTTTTAAGCCCGGCAGGCAAAGCAGCAGAGGCCAGACTGTTTGCTGTTGTGCGCCAGCGCCTTGTGGCTGCGTATCGGGAGGCAGGAGGCGCAGCCGTGGAGGGGTTTCGGCGCGTAATGCGTGGAATGTTATCCGAGCAGAGTCGGTCTGTATTGAATGAAGATGCAGCAGGCAAAAAAGGAGGGCGGCATGGAGCATGA
- a CDS encoding outer membrane protein assembly factor BamE, whose amino-acid sequence MKQPRQNKISRLRNTCGALAAVIALSGCAVFGPTPTLRGSLIEADDYNQLIPGASTRADALDLLGSPTTKGAFDDNTWIYISMSTYLIPMDFPGIGKQQVVVLKFDDAGNLQSLRTLNKKDSRSVAMINSITPTPGTKINILQQILGNVGRYNPMQNMMGAGSAGGGAGGMGMNNQGPGHFGSGNSL is encoded by the coding sequence ATGAAGCAGCCACGCCAGAACAAAATATCACGCCTGCGGAATACCTGCGGCGCGTTGGCGGCAGTGATAGCACTTTCTGGCTGTGCCGTATTTGGGCCAACCCCCACGCTGCGTGGTTCCCTAATTGAAGCGGATGATTATAACCAGCTTATCCCCGGCGCCAGCACACGGGCCGATGCGCTGGATTTGCTAGGCTCCCCCACCACCAAGGGAGCATTTGATGACAACACATGGATTTATATTTCCATGAGCACATATCTGATTCCCATGGATTTTCCCGGAATCGGTAAGCAGCAGGTTGTGGTGCTGAAGTTTGATGATGCAGGCAACCTTCAGAGCCTTCGCACACTGAACAAAAAAGATTCCCGCTCTGTGGCTATGATCAACAGCATCACCCCTACGCCGGGCACAAAAATCAACATCCTGCAGCAGATTCTGGGGAACGTGGGCCGCTACAACCCCATGCAAAACATGATGGGCGCTGGTTCGGCTGGCGGTGGCGCTGGTGGTATGGGCATGAACAATCAGGGCCCAGGCCACTTTGGTTCCGGCAACTCTTTGTAA
- the leuC gene encoding 3-isopropylmalate dehydratase large subunit, with product MGPRTLFDKIWDDHVVETLPDGTSILYIDRHLVHEVTSPQAFEGLRLAGRKLRHPEKTVAVVDHNVPTSDRTQPIEEADSRNQIETLERNVKEFGVPYFPLLSANQGIVHVVGPEQGISLPGMTIVCGDSHTSTHGALGSLAFGIGTSEVEHVMATQTILQRPAKNMRVTVDGALGAGVSAKDIMLAIIGHIGTAGGTGHVIEFAGSAIRGLDMAGRMTLCNMAIEAGARAGMVAPDETTFEYVRGRPFAPKGEEFDKAVAYWKTLASDEGAHFDKEVTLRAEDISPSLTWGTSPETVLPITATVPNPADETDEAKRTQMQRMLDYMGLEAGQKIAGTPVDVVFIGSCTNSRIEDLRAAAQVAAGRKVAEGVRAMIVPGSGNVKRQAEEEGLDQIFLDAGFEWREAGCSMCLGMNPDRLTPGQRCASTSNRNFEGRQGPGGRTHLVSPAMAAAAAVTGCLTDVRELA from the coding sequence ATGGGCCCGCGTACGTTGTTCGACAAGATCTGGGATGATCACGTCGTTGAAACTCTGCCCGACGGCACCTCTATTCTTTATATTGACCGGCACCTTGTGCACGAAGTCACCAGTCCGCAGGCGTTTGAAGGCTTGCGTCTGGCGGGGCGTAAACTGCGCCACCCGGAAAAGACCGTGGCTGTGGTTGACCACAATGTGCCTACGTCTGACCGTACCCAGCCGATTGAAGAAGCCGATAGCCGCAACCAGATTGAAACGCTGGAACGCAATGTTAAGGAATTCGGGGTTCCGTATTTCCCGCTGCTTTCTGCCAATCAGGGTATTGTGCACGTTGTTGGGCCAGAGCAGGGGATCTCTCTGCCTGGCATGACTATTGTGTGCGGGGATTCCCATACCTCTACGCATGGTGCACTGGGTTCGCTGGCTTTCGGTATTGGCACGTCGGAAGTTGAGCATGTTATGGCCACGCAGACCATTCTGCAGCGTCCGGCCAAAAACATGCGTGTTACGGTAGATGGCGCGCTTGGTGCTGGCGTTTCTGCCAAAGATATCATGCTGGCTATTATCGGGCATATTGGCACGGCAGGTGGCACAGGGCATGTAATCGAATTTGCAGGTTCCGCTATTCGTGGGCTGGACATGGCTGGCCGCATGACGCTGTGCAACATGGCGATTGAGGCCGGTGCGCGTGCAGGCATGGTTGCGCCAGATGAAACCACGTTTGAATATGTGCGTGGCCGCCCCTTTGCCCCTAAAGGTGAAGAGTTTGACAAGGCCGTAGCCTATTGGAAAACACTGGCTTCTGATGAAGGTGCGCATTTCGATAAGGAAGTGACGCTGCGGGCAGAAGATATCAGCCCCAGCCTGACATGGGGCACCAGCCCAGAAACAGTGCTGCCCATTACGGCCACCGTGCCTAACCCTGCTGATGAAACAGACGAAGCCAAGCGCACCCAAATGCAGCGTATGCTGGACTACATGGGGCTGGAAGCCGGGCAGAAAATTGCTGGCACACCGGTTGATGTTGTTTTTATTGGGTCTTGCACCAACAGCCGTATTGAAGATTTGCGTGCCGCAGCGCAGGTAGCTGCTGGTCGTAAGGTAGCTGAAGGCGTGCGCGCCATGATTGTGCCGGGTTCGGGCAACGTAAAGCGGCAGGCGGAAGAAGAAGGTCTGGACCAGATTTTTCTGGATGCCGGCTTTGAATGGCGTGAGGCTGGGTGCTCCATGTGCCTTGGTATGAATCCGGATCGGCTGACACCGGGCCAGCGCTGCGCTTCTACATCCAACCGTAATTTTGAAGGACGTCAGGGGCCGGGCGGTCGTACGCATTTGGTGTCTCCTGCCATGGCTGCTGCTGCGGCTGTGACGGGGTGCCTGACTGATGTAAGGGAGCTGGCATAA
- the def gene encoding peptide deformylase, with product MAVLAIARMGHPVLRQPAQEVPDPTAPDIQRLIADMRETLEESGGVGLAAPQVFVSQRLFIYSVPLARSEGEDDPPLPVQVLINPVLTPVDDEKLLRAEGCLSLPDLRGEVPRYKRIWYAGFDQHGQKVEGMATGFRAHVMQHEMDHLDGILYPMRMTDMSKFGFAKEITRYGA from the coding sequence ATGGCAGTTCTTGCAATAGCCCGCATGGGGCACCCGGTTTTAAGGCAGCCCGCGCAGGAGGTGCCAGACCCCACAGCCCCAGATATTCAGCGCCTGATAGCGGATATGCGCGAAACTCTGGAAGAAAGCGGTGGTGTAGGGTTGGCGGCTCCGCAGGTTTTTGTTTCCCAAAGGCTTTTTATTTACAGCGTGCCGCTTGCCCGGAGTGAAGGGGAGGATGATCCGCCTTTGCCTGTTCAGGTTTTGATCAACCCGGTTTTAACGCCGGTTGATGATGAAAAGCTGCTACGGGCGGAAGGCTGCCTTTCCCTGCCTGATCTGCGAGGGGAAGTGCCGCGATACAAGCGGATATGGTATGCCGGGTTTGATCAGCATGGGCAGAAGGTTGAAGGCATGGCCACAGGTTTTCGGGCACATGTCATGCAGCACGAAATGGATCATCTGGATGGAATCCTCTATCCCATGCGGATGACCGATATGAGCAAATTTGGGTTTGCAAAAGAAATCACACGGTATGGGGCGTAG
- a CDS encoding response regulator, whose product MEHERESVEEDVAPHVIVVDDDPRLRRLLQRYLFEHGFRVSVAASAAEARQTLEGIQPDAMVLDVTMPGENGLELTRALRDEGQELPILLLTARGEPADRITGLEAGADDYLGKPFEPRELLLRLKAHLRRHQPAPATDNLRIVRLGDKEFDPVRLILSGPNGTIHLTGGEAALLSVLARRPNDVFSREEIAKALDMAEIGERAVDVQVTRLRRRIEPDPKEPRYLHTIRGRGYVLKPGL is encoded by the coding sequence ATGGAGCATGAGCGCGAGAGTGTGGAAGAAGATGTCGCCCCGCATGTTATTGTGGTGGATGATGATCCGCGGTTGCGGCGGCTGCTGCAACGCTATCTGTTTGAGCATGGTTTTCGGGTAAGCGTGGCGGCTAGCGCAGCAGAAGCACGGCAGACACTAGAAGGCATTCAGCCAGATGCCATGGTGTTGGATGTAACCATGCCGGGTGAAAACGGCTTGGAATTGACACGCGCTCTCCGTGATGAAGGGCAGGAACTTCCGATCCTGCTTCTTACAGCACGCGGAGAGCCAGCAGACCGCATTACGGGGCTGGAAGCCGGTGCTGACGATTATCTCGGGAAACCTTTTGAGCCACGCGAACTGCTTTTGCGCCTGAAAGCACATTTGCGGCGGCATCAACCTGCTCCGGCAACGGATAATCTGCGTATCGTGCGGTTGGGGGACAAAGAATTTGATCCCGTTCGGCTTATTCTAAGCGGCCCCAATGGCACCATTCATCTTACGGGAGGGGAGGCTGCTCTGCTTTCCGTATTGGCACGCAGGCCCAATGATGTGTTCTCGCGCGAGGAAATTGCCAAGGCGCTGGACATGGCAGAAATTGGAGAGCGCGCCGTTGACGTTCAGGTGACGCGCCTAAGGCGGCGTATTGAGCCTGACCCCAAAGAGCCACGATACCTGCATACCATTCGTGGGCGTGGGTATGTGCTCAAACCGGGGCTGTAA
- the leuD gene encoding 3-isopropylmalate dehydratase small subunit encodes MEKFTTLSAIAAALPEANIDTDKIIPARFLKTTQRTGLGKNAFDAMRYLPDGKENPDFVLNKEPWRKAEILITYDNLGCGSSREHAPWALLDFGIRCVIAPSFADIFFNNCFKNGILPIRLPRGICDELMADASMGSNARLTVDLPRQVIVRPDGQEVSFEIDPFRKHMLLEGLDDIGQTLQHETNIEGYENRENREKPWMPSIHID; translated from the coding sequence ATGGAAAAGTTTACAACCCTGTCGGCTATTGCGGCGGCTTTGCCAGAAGCCAACATTGATACAGACAAAATTATTCCGGCACGGTTTCTTAAAACCACGCAGCGCACAGGTTTGGGTAAAAATGCCTTTGATGCCATGCGCTATTTGCCCGATGGCAAAGAAAATCCGGATTTTGTGCTGAACAAGGAACCATGGCGCAAAGCTGAAATCCTGATTACCTATGATAATCTGGGCTGCGGTTCCTCGCGCGAGCATGCGCCTTGGGCGCTGCTGGATTTTGGTATCCGGTGCGTGATTGCGCCTTCTTTTGCAGATATCTTCTTCAATAACTGCTTCAAGAACGGCATTTTGCCGATCCGTCTGCCGCGCGGAATTTGCGATGAGCTGATGGCAGATGCCAGCATGGGCAGCAATGCCCGCCTTACGGTTGATCTGCCCCGGCAGGTTATTGTGCGGCCTGATGGGCAGGAAGTGTCTTTTGAAATCGATCCGTTCCGCAAGCATATGTTGCTGGAAGGTTTGGATGATATTGGCCAGACACTTCAGCATGAAACAAATATCGAAGGGTATGAAAACCGGGAAAACCGGGAAAAACCCTGGATGCCTTCCATTCATATTGATTGA
- the rplS gene encoding 50S ribosomal protein L19 gives MNIIQQYEAAEIKRLTAERAVPEFEAGDTVRVSVKVQEGERTRLQAFEGVVIARSNKGLNSNFTVRKISNGEGVERVFPLYAPTVAEIKVVRRGKVRRAKLYYLRGRSGKSARIAERPREVVAPAAS, from the coding sequence ATGAACATCATTCAGCAGTATGAAGCTGCAGAAATTAAGCGTCTGACAGCAGAGCGCGCTGTTCCGGAATTCGAAGCCGGTGATACGGTGCGCGTTTCCGTTAAGGTGCAGGAAGGTGAACGTACCCGTCTGCAGGCTTTTGAAGGCGTTGTGATTGCCCGTTCCAACAAGGGCCTAAACAGCAACTTCACCGTGCGTAAGATTTCCAATGGTGAAGGTGTGGAACGTGTGTTCCCGCTGTACGCACCTACGGTGGCAGAAATCAAGGTTGTGCGTCGTGGTAAAGTGCGTCGTGCAAAACTGTACTACTTGCGTGGCCGCAGCGGTAAGTCTGCTCGTATTGCAGAACGCCCGCGTGAAGTGGTTGCTCCGGCAGCCAGCTAA
- a CDS encoding ubiquinone biosynthesis protein COQ9, with the protein MSMGAGKISQAISLAVATLAAGIMPAPLERDPARDEILRKMAAVAGERGWGIDVLLRVAGPDADLLFPGGSAELVEAWFDLCDRDMLEAMWNTEEEPRLSQRVRQALLYRLPVDASVRSATRKGLSVLLAPCEGKALRRSMMRTINTIWQAAQDDSSGLTYVTKRLSLGGVYTSVLLYWLARGDNEAALAAFVDRRLADVLRIGRIKARMGGFPFMARA; encoded by the coding sequence ATGAGCATGGGTGCAGGTAAGATAAGTCAGGCTATCTCATTGGCAGTGGCAACTTTGGCTGCTGGCATTATGCCTGCGCCTTTGGAGCGTGACCCAGCGCGGGATGAGATCCTGCGCAAGATGGCTGCTGTGGCTGGAGAGCGCGGATGGGGCATAGATGTGCTGCTGCGAGTGGCAGGCCCAGATGCTGATTTATTGTTTCCGGGTGGCAGTGCAGAGCTTGTGGAAGCATGGTTCGATCTATGTGACAGAGATATGCTGGAAGCCATGTGGAATACGGAAGAAGAGCCTCGCTTAAGCCAGCGTGTGCGGCAAGCACTGCTGTATCGGCTTCCAGTGGATGCGTCTGTCCGTTCAGCCACGCGTAAAGGTCTCTCTGTTTTGCTGGCTCCATGTGAGGGAAAAGCACTGCGCCGGAGCATGATGCGCACCATCAATACCATCTGGCAGGCTGCACAGGATGATTCCTCGGGGCTAACTTACGTGACCAAGCGCCTGAGCTTGGGCGGTGTGTATACCTCTGTGCTGTTGTACTGGCTGGCGCGTGGCGATAATGAAGCCGCTTTGGCAGCCTTTGTTGATAGGCGTCTGGCAGATGTTCTGCGCATTGGGCGCATCAAAGCCCGTATGGGTGGTTTTCCCTTTATGGCGCGGGCCTAA
- the rpmF gene encoding 50S ribosomal protein L32 → MAVPKKKTSPSRRGMRRSHEALNVEAFAECSNCGELKRPHHVCSHCGHYDGREVVASGKALKVAVRA, encoded by the coding sequence ATGGCTGTACCCAAGAAGAAAACCTCGCCTTCACGTCGTGGCATGCGTCGCAGCCATGAAGCTCTGAACGTGGAAGCTTTTGCTGAATGCTCTAACTGTGGCGAACTGAAGCGCCCGCACCATGTGTGCAGCCATTGTGGCCATTACGATGGTCGTGAAGTGGTTGCTTCTGGTAAGGCACTTAAGGTTGCTGTCCGCGCTTAA